Below is a genomic region from Primulina eburnea isolate SZY01 chromosome 9, ASM2296580v1, whole genome shotgun sequence.
tataataatttaaaaattaattttatagtGAGATTTgactttaaaaaaatcatttttttttaatgtcaaATGAAGTTAATTTTTAACATTCTGACAATCTATTAAAAAATCCAATTTATTCACATTCCAATAAATATTAAgacaaaatattaataataattaatgttaatttgttatttaaaatgatatattttctaaatCCGAAGTCTCGGCTCATTTGATAATTGACATCAACCGGGGAATCATTTTAtgtcatttttctttttgtaaaaatttatgtgagacgatgtcacatgtcgtattttatgCTGAAAGTAttagtttttattattaaaatcgATAGAATTgactgtctcacagataaagatctaTAAATCATCTAACAAACATTATTTTTTCTTTCTATTTCATGATTTGACATCCGATCTCAACCCGTTTGGAAATCCCAAAATTAACCCCCCCACGATTTGACACGTGTATTTCATGAACAAATTGACCCTAGATTTTCTCCTCCGATCTCCAATTCATGTCTgaaatttcaaatcttttacCTGATTTTTACGTAATTATTGTGATCAATTATAGGAAAGCAGGCGATGATTTGTAAATGGAAGCTGACATTGAACTAACGACTGCATCGTAAACTGAAAGAAATCTCTTTAATTAATTTCCTTCACCAAACCCTTTTCAACCAATCTGTTTTCATTTCTTAAAATCTACTCTACTATTGGGTTCTTCTTTCTGCACCTGAATAGGTTTGTGGAAAATAGTTGTGGGAGTTGGTGGGTTTTTTACGGGGCTGAGAAGGGGGGAAATGAAGCAGTAGATGGCGTTGCAGCAGCAGAACCGCCGTAGCAACAGCTTCCGTGGCGGGCCTTCGCCGCTGGAAGGGGCGGTGGACGGCGGGAAGAAGTCTCCGATGACTATTTTCTGGTTGGTCCTGCACGGACTTTGCTGTTTGATAAGTTTAGTGCTGGGTTTTCGATTTTCGCGGCTTTTGTTTTTTCTCTTGTTTTCTATTTCCTCGTCCCCATTACCCCCTTCTGCAACCACATTCTCCGTTCTCCATACTTCCTCGGATACGGCCACGCTGCAGCCTATGGGGAATTTTTCCACGGGAGGAGGGAGTAAGGTGGTGGTTGGGAGGCATGGGATACTGATACGACCGTGGCCACATCCCGATCCGGCCGAGGTGATGAAGGCGCACAAGATAATTGAGAGGGTTCAGATCGAGCAAAGGTCTCTGTATGGTATCAAAACGCCTAAACCAGTTATTGTGATCACACCTACTTATGTTCGAACTTTTCAGACACTTCATCTCACTGGAGTGATGCATTCTTTGATGAATGTTCCCTATGATCTTGTGTGGATCGTGGTTGAAGCTGGCGGTGTTACCAATGAGACGGTCTCGCTAATTTCTAAATCGAGACTGAAGACTATTCACATTGGATTTGATGAAAAGATGCCAGTTCTGTGGGAGGATCGGCATAAGTTGGAGTCGAGGATGAGGCTCCATGCTTTAAGGTATATGTTGATAGTGTCcatgattttattttgattaattaatttgattttggttgattTAGAGCGTTAGTTTTGGTAAAAGGTTGGTGTCATAGTGATTAATTAGCAGGAAAGATTATGTAACTTAAGGTCTTTAAAATGCGCAGGATAGTTAGAGAGAAGATGTTAGATGGTATCATAATGTTTGCAGATGATAGTAACATGCATAGCATGGAGTTATTTGATGAGATCCAGAATGTAAAATGGGTAGGCTCTGTTTCAGTTGGCATTGTTACGCATTCTGGTGGTTCTGAGGAACGAGAATTCCCAGTGCTGCAGAACGATGATGACAAGACCTCTAAATTGCCTGTTCAAGGGCCGGCTTGCAATTCTTCAAACCATTTTGTTGGGTGGCATACCCTTGATATGTCGCAGTTTGCAGATAGAAGTGCTAGATATATTGGTGACAGGGCTGTTGTGCTACCAAGAAAGCTGGAATGGGCCGGGTTTATATTAAATGCAAGATTGGTGTGGGAGGACACAGCAGATAAGCCCGAATGGGTTAACAAATTAGACGAGGTTGGTAGGAATGAAGAAGATCTTGAGAGTCCATTATCCTTGTTAAAGGATACGTCAATGGTGGAGCCTCTTGGGAGTTGTGGGCGCAAAGTTATGCTATGGTGGTTGCGCGTTGAGGCTAGAGCAGATAGTAAATTCCCTGCAAGGTTAGTCTTTTGTGCTATATTTTAAAGTACGTGCTAGTGGTTCCTTGTGGCTCCATCCCTTTTAAATGGGTGTGATCTGCTTATCTTCTGCTTGTGTCATTGTTTAATATTGTGCGGATTGTGATTTGGCATTATTTCTCTTCAGTTTCTGTCATGATCTTAATGCATTATTTGTGGAATGGTTGACTAGTTTCTGATGTTTGATTGTTGTAGACCTCTTTATGAAAAGGGAATGAGATCACTATCTAATTGACTATTAGATATGGTGAAGGACAGGCTTCATTTGATATGTGTAGTTTCTGAGTGTGTTATTTTTTTCCGTGAAAAAATGAGTCATGTAATTAGGGTCATTTGTGATATGAATTTCCCTGTACAATCTGTGCTGAAAGTTGTCTTTTGGTGCAACTCCTTGTACCGAGCGGGTTAGCTTTCAGCTTGCCACCAATTTGCTGCTTGGATGACAGAACTATTTGTTTATGCATTTATCAACTTAATCGATTTATCCCCCTGCAATTAGAAATGTATGTGTCTTAGACTTAACTATGAGTTGTCTGGCATGGATATTAACTTTAGGATGGTGGAGCATGAAGATTTGACCTGATTTAATTGAACCCATAAAGAAGGAATACCATGAATGGCAGTTGTTGAATGCGAGGACGATCCACATATGTTTGACCCGATAATTCATTTTCAAGAATGACATGgattagttttttttataaaagaacGCCTGGCGATATGATTTAGGCAGATCATGTTTAAAAGATAATATAAAGAAGGGATCTGAGATAAACCTCTGGAAAAGGTACATTGCCAATCAAAGAGAGTAATACAAAATCCTGAAAAGtctatattaaaataaataagacTCAAGGTACAAAGTCGAGCTATGCAATATATTTAGGAACAGCTCCCACAAAACCTCGAATAACTGAAGCCCGAGACTGGGACTCAAAATAAGGATCCAATTATACCATTTGAGGTACACTTCACATATGAAACAAAACTCGCAATACATAAATAACAAGTGGAGCCACCAAAAAGAGAGGTGAGATTCCTGTAGAGCCAAAAGCCAACCAAAGCAGCCACCAGAACAATTTGATATAGAATACATTCTTTTGTTCAACCTTGGAAGACcgtatttatattttttgtataCGCATTCTGCTACATTGTCTTTCCAACTGATTTCTTTCGTTCATTCCTCAGTGTTTTAGACTTAATTGACTTTGGACGAGGTTTGTATTATCATCCATTCATGTTTTCTTTTCTGCCTTTCTAGGAAAAACAGTATCATCGTCAATCATACTGCTTTATTTTCAGCGGCGTACTTAAGACTATATCTGCACTgcgaaacaatttttttaacagCTAGTTGAAATTTATAATAAGCTTTATTTGGGGAGTCGGTCTCAACGTGTACAAATTTGCCAGTCGTTCTCAATATTGGCTGAAAATTAGTGACAGGAATTGGCATATTTTTAATACCCATATTATCCTATAGTTTACTGCATATTACCAACAAACTGAGAGTGCTGCTACTTTGACTGCATTTGCGGCCTTAACGTGCATAAGTAGATTAGCTGTCTTTAACGCTTCGGATGTTGCATGCTTTCCATTACCATATCAATAGGCACCGAATTTTCTAACATTTAGAATCGTGCTCGTTTTATCATCGTTACATATAAAAACTAGCAGAGGGCACTAATTTCTTGCACCAAGTTGTGATCTCGAACTATATTTAATTCTTGTGAATATGTACGGCCATGTAACCAACTTGAAATAATTCCTTTTTCAAAATGTAGATGGATAATTGACCCACCATTAGAGATCACTGTCCCGGCAAAACGTAGTCCATGGCCCGACTCTCCTCCCGAACTTCCTACAGAAAAAGTTGTTGGTATCCCAGAGAGTATCCCAGAGAATACTGAAAGGCGTGCAGCCAAAGTTGGTTCAAGAAGAAAACGCACTCGGAGCAAGAAGAAAAACGCGGCAAAAGCATTGAATGAGCATGTTACTATTACAAGACAATCTGGGGATAGCTAGAAGCCTATATTCATCACATCTCAGGTACCGGGCAAATGTGATTTTCTGACCAATGCGACACGATAACCATGGATTCGAAATGTTTGATATCTTGTTTGGTAAATACATCGAGGCACATGTTACATATACAATGGCCGGCCGATTCATACATTTGATTCTTGGCTTGGTTTAGTTCTGAGATTGGTTTTCTGTGATCATTCTTTCTATTCTTCCTTATTCCATTCCTTCATTCGTGTGATATAACATTTAAGCTTGTTTTTGGCTGTACCGTGTATGTACTTTTCTCCCGAGCTTCATATTCCAAGAATCTCGAAATAGGTTCATTTCAACGGGTAAGAtcttaccatatatacaattttaaaaaaaacgtgGGTCCTACATATGCATGGGCAAATCTTCACCATCCATCTTATCACGAGAGCAATGTCTACataggtaggatgaaataaaccctCGATCGAAATAGAAACAATTCGGtatactttttttatttttgacttTTAGGTCGTCGGGATTAATTGATGGGAGAGCATATGTCCCACCTTTCAGATGAAACAAATTCAAATTTATATTAAGTTTAATTCTCTTCAAAACTACTAAATTTGCATCTCGACATAGGATGAATTAGTTAGAACATGCTGCAGACATTATGGGACCTCACAGATTTCTAGGCTTCATAAATTCCTACAACTTCCCATAAATTTACTGATTCGGTGGCTTTAAGTTACAGATAAAATTACATATATTCCCAAAAAGGAAAGTAAGCTAGTTAGTTGCCAATTCTGTCTGGAAAAAGTAAAATACGTAAAGTAATTCAGATTTCAGCATCATAATTATCCAttctttcaataaaataaaaaaaattaaaaatcatcCATTAATAGTTTATTAGTTTTTaaaattcatttatttttaagtatataattaatataatatatcattttaaatttaGTCCCTTTAAATATTTGTAAGTTGTCACCCTCCATACGCTGTCCTGGTGAGAATAGACATTTACAAGGGGTCAACTGAGGCCGACTAAATTCAAACATGGGTAAAACCGGGCTTTAGTCCAAGTGGTCTCACCGTCTTTCTTCTGTATAGTGGGTCGGGTTGAGCCCTCCCCATCCCATAGTTTaggaattataaaataaaaaaaatcaaacattgGCACATATTAATCTCCATATCATTTTCAGGTCGGTTTTTGTAACTTTTTGAATAATTTAAATTTCgattatttaacaaaaaaacTACTGATTgaagaaaaattattaaaagaattaTAAAAAACTAATAATTTTCCAAATACCAACGATAATTACAGTTCGGTGTCGCTAATCCAACtaaattattttgatattttgttgAGATTGTTTATTCACTCTCTCTAAATCAATGTGCGGGATAATGCCCATTTTCGTCCTTTTCGTTAACCGCTTTTCCCATTTCCGTCCCTCATGATTTTTGACTGCTTAATTAATCCTTtatgttttcaaaatattccCGAATTGATCCCTACCGTTATCCTGACGTTAAGGTTAATGTTGACTTATGAAAAATGGtagaaattagcgacggtttttcaaaagcaGTCGTTAATTAGCGTCGCTGctatttccataaaataaattttaagttttttttttaaaaaattattaaaagtaattttttattttatggaaatattaaaccgtcgctaattagcgacggttttagcgacggCGTTTggagaaaccgtcgctaattagcgacggagtttttaaaccgtcgctaattagcgacagcattcaaacaaccgtcgctaattagcgacaatGTTTTAACTCGTCActcattagcgacggtttactatttccataaaataaaaaaaattaatttttttatttttaaaaaaaaattagaatcgGACTATGATAACAATATTAATaatcttaactaacacttaaaaatttacaaaaaattaaagcgAAAAAGTTTATCTTAAGTCGAAACTAAAATCATGtgagagaaaaaaattttaagtgttgtaaagTAGTGTGTATGAAAATAGAAAGAGAGTAtatttatagacagtttgctTTATGCTTTTGGTAAAATAGCGACGGTGATTGCAAAACCGTCTATACTTCAAGGTTAATAATATTACCGTcactattagcgacggtgttaccAAAACCCGTcgcaaactgtctataaataTACTCTCTTTCCATTTTCATACACACCActttacaacacttaaattttttttctctcacACGATTTTAGTTCGACTTAAGTTAACTTTTTcgctttaattttttgtaaatttttaagtgtgtgttaagattattaatattgttagcatagtccgattctaagttttttttttaaaattattaaaattattttttttaatgaaaatattaaaccgtcgctaatattttgaaaatccgtcgctaattagcgacggtttaataaaaaccgtcgctaatgtcaAGTCAACGTTACCCCTAACGTCAGACTAACGGTAGGGATCAATTCGggaatattttgaaaacatgaAGGATTAATTAAGCAGTCAAAAATCACAAGGGACTGAAATGGGAAAAGCGGTTAACGAGAAGGACGAAAATAGGTATTATCCCATCAATGTGCACATCCTAACATATCTAATTTTTTAAATGTGGAATTGGatttttcttataaaaaataagattaaagtttaaaatataaaaatacaacGTCGTATCAAAAGTATTTAGTCATTATCGAATTACATATTAACTTATTGCCACAATCCATCAATCAAAGTGCATAAATCTGAATGTTTAAGTTGTGATATTTGGCACAgtgtttgatattattaaatttttttttaaataatttaactcAGATATTACTAATCAATATAACAATAAAATACATACAGTTCACTTTAAATATACAAAAAATAGCCACTTAAGTCATGTATCTTATCATGTTTTCTATTTTAATTATCTAATTTGTCAACATTGTACTTTAATCATGTaacttttgtttttgttgtttttaatCATATTTCATCTTGCCGTGACATCAGAATGATCATCAATTTTCAATTCTATATCGGTATTTTTTAGTGTGAGGCCAACATTTTCATACCACATCATCACTCCGGCAAAATAGAGttaaaaaccaacaaaaaccaacaaaaaaattacaaaactaAAATGCAACTTTgataaattatttgaaaaaaacaaaaacatgaCAACTTAGATAACAAATTCATATTTTCCCTTAAATATATCATGATGATTATTGTAATGACATAATAATTctaaaatatgagtttcatatCCTATTTTTGTTATGgatttcataaattcataatCCTTGTTCCCTTTTCttaaattcatatatatatatatattatatgtatgtatattacgCCCGAAAACCCGAACACACTAATCACATTCatgcatgaaaatttatttaaaagtgGTTTAGAAACATGTTTAATTATTGACATGATTTAATGGTTATTTAACCTAATGTTATGAATATAAACTTTTTACAGTCGGTACGCGATGTACGACAGAAGGCGAGAGAACCAGGGACGATTTTGATAAAATTTCTACTTTTAGAATGTTATAAATAGAAACTCTAAATTTAGTAAGTCCAAAGTAGGAAAGCGGCAATCTATTTGTAGCAAGAGACGAACTTAATCAGTAAAAAATTTTTGCTAGAAAATGAGTAGTTTCGGGCGTGCGATACTAGAAACGAGTGAcaccaaatatttttaaatactgTTGGGACTTTTTAGTGGATTAAGTATGTATTTAATTAACACCTAAATGGGCTTAGTTTTTTTGgtggttaattaattaattatagggCCTATTATGAAACTTAagccaaattaaaaacttaatgGCCTAATTAAATAAAACCTAATAACCCTAAACCATCATTCTCACACCTCTACATACAATTGTAGCGCACACAGACACACTAGGACTCTAGGTGGCCGGGACATAGAGGAAGGAATGAAGGGAGATTTCACGTACCGTTCGTCTCTCGTTGCGTTGTCGCTCGTGTATCATAAGAATAAAGGAACAAGGAATGTTTTCAAacctttctttaaatttatgcaCCATTCAATCCTTAATATTGAATGAATCTGATTTTGTGTGAAAAACTTGTAAtgattatgattttaagtttcctacatgtgtatctcatgtttTCATAAAGAATTCTTAATGTTTTGGGATTGCTGAAGGACGGATGCAAATCAAGAGATTTAAGAGTCATACTAAATACCTAAGAGTAAGTTTGAAGGGACTATGGCCATAGGGGTCGCCTCCATGGCAGCACCACCTACACGTGAATACCATTAGGGTCGATAGGTGGGAAGTCGCATGGCCTTGGGTCCCTACCGCCAAGGGGGCTGCATAGGGCCCTAGCCACGGTTTAGAGGTTTTAGGTCTTAGAAAGGGCTAGGAGAGGTTTGGACAGTGCCTGGACCAGTGGGAAAAGCGCTGCGACCAAATTTCCAAAAATTGCCCTTGTTGTCTTATTTGGGGTGTGTGCGGTTATGTGGGCTAAGTGGTTGGTTTAATGGCTGGTACAGGGGCTAGGGACGTGCCTTAGGGTCCTGGTGAGAGTCTAGTGCTAGCCAAAATTCGAGTCAAGGGCAGCCACAGCCGCTGGAGCGTTTGTTCTCGGCTGCACACGAAGAGCCACTCGGCGGGCTGCTGTTGTGAGGGGTTTGGAGCCTTGAGCATCTGCTCTGTGTCTGAAAGGGCCTGACATGGTCTTATTTAGTGTCTAAGGAAGGGGTCTAGGGCCTAGTTCGGGGTCGTTTTGAGCCGTGGTCCATTTGGAGTGGTAATTTTTCCGAATGTGTCAAAAAAAGGGCGAAGTGAGCCTATAGTGAACTTGCAATGAAAAAGGGAGTGAACCGTCAAAAACGGGGGCGAGAATATCAATGATAATGGATCCGTTGAAAAAGTGAACAGTAAAGTCATTTTTATGATTGTCGGTGGGATCGTCAAAGAAGTGGACGTTGAACCAGGCGACCTAGTACTATGgtttatagattgatcaatTGAATGAATGTTGTCACTTTCGAGGATCGTACTTcacctaaaatgatgattttaaaTAGGAAAATGTTCATATCTAAGCATGAtctcaaaagttgcatattTTGAAAGttcatgtttgcatgaaagagactatttttagtaaaagtaatttttatgcatgtgattgtatatatatgtacttgCTATATTAGGTTTGATCAAGTCATTAGACTCATTAGATTTGAATGTTTGTAGGTGATGATGATGTTAAGTCGTGAGATGCGGACTATCGAGTCATCCGGGAGGTGCATTGCTATACCCGAAACCTAGAAATTCCGCTATATGTTAAAgacttttgatgattttatgaattATCGATTTTATTTATAGATTGTTAAGATGATACAATTTATTAAGTTgaattttagattttaattgctttatttatttattctgcGTAAAAGGTTTTGGATTTATGAAATTCATTTATTAGATTATTTATACTAGTTTATTTATGATGAATTATTATACATGATCTAGAAAAAAACtagtgtaaattaaataaatttagaaGTAGGGACGTTTCAATATATAATTACttcttcaaaaaaataaaatgtaacatatatatataactttatTCTTTTTCATAAGACCaaactaaatttaaaaaataatagtaattaattAGCTTTTGGTGCCCTATATATAACCCAAGCATTCTTTGCTCCTTCCACCTTAAGCAAAGCAAACATAGCAAACTTTCCCTTTGCACAACTTCTGAAATTCTCCAACTATGCATAAGATTATTGCACACTCCATTCTTTTCTTCTGCTTCGCCATTTTGGCATATTCAACAGGCATAACCATCTTAAAATACGACGAAAATTACATAGCAAAGAATCCAAATCTTCGTAGCGAAAATCATGTAAGGACCTTATACGAATGGTGGCTGGCAAAGCATGGTAAAACGTACAATGGGTTGGGAGAAAAGGACAAAAGATTCGATATTTTTAAGGATAACCTGAAATTCATCGACGAGCATAACGCCGGGAATCGCACTTACGAGGTGGGCTTGAATCGGTTTGCCGATCTGAGTAACGAAGAGTACAGGTCTTTGTATTTGGGTACGAGGACTGATGCTAAGCGCCGGTTTGTGAAGTCGAGATATGGTAGTAATCGGTACCGTTTTGGGAATGGGGAGACTTTGCCGGAATCCGTTGATTGGAGGAAGAAGGGTGCTGTTGCTCCGATCAAAAACCAAGGCTCCTGTGGTGAGTTTTTGTATGTTTTTGGTGGAAAATTTCATTTTTGTTCGATTTTTGTCTTCGATCAAAAATGGTTTTGGTCTATTAACTTTGGTTCTTTTGTTTTTTTCGTGTTTTTAGCCATGTCAGCAGTATCAGTTATATCATActccaataaaaataaagacTAGATGTGTAAAGCAGATCAAATTATTGTGTTAGGACATTTAATAACTCATAATTATAGGATCGAAATCAAATTTAGGTAATGTTTTACGGGATGGTTTTACTAAAGTTTTATGTAAATTTTTCGAAAAATTCATTTGGACAGGAAGTTGTTGGGCTTTTTCAACAGTTGCTGCAGTTGAAGGCATAAACCAGATAGCCACAGGGAAACTCATCACTCTATCAGAACAAGAACTCGTGGATTGCgacaaaaaagaaaatttagGCTGCAATGGTGGCCTCATGGATTATGCTTTCCAATTCATCATGTCCAATGGTGGTATGGACACTGAGGATGATTATCCTTATAAGGGTGTCGATTCCGAATGTGACTTTACTCGGGTTTGTATTGAGTTCGAGCAGGTTCTTGATTCATCATTTCTACAAAAAGTCTAATGTTTGTGTTGCTTTCTCGCAATTTTTTTTGTCATGTTTCAGAAGAATGCGAAGATTGTAAGTATAGATGGTTATGAAGACGTGCCACAAGACGAGAAATCTTTGCGAAAGGCCGTGGCACATCAACCGGTTAGTGTTGCTATCGAAGCGTCGGGGAGATCCCTCCAACTCTATACTACGGTAATGAACTCTCTCTGCTATAAATGTATTGAATACTATTGCTATACATGAAACTGTTCATCTTTTATATGGATCAAATTCTTGGATCTGTCCTTTCAAAACTTCTTAAAAGTCTGATATTTATAATCCTATGATCAGGGGGTATTCACCGGCGAGTGCGGGACGGAACTAGACCATGGTGTGGTGGTGGTTGGCTACGGTACAGAAAAGGGGGTCGATTATTGGATTGTGAGGAACTCATGGGGGACTAATTGGGGTGAAGATGGATACTTTAGACTCGAACGCAGCGCGATTAATGCTCCATCCGGCAAGTGTGGGATCGTTATGGAAGCTTCTTACCCCATCAAGAATGCTGAAAATCCAACAAATTTTGGCTATGTTGCTGATGAATAAGATGAGGAGCAATACTTTATGCTTTTTCTTGATATTAACTTATCAATTTGATGGCTACATTTATTTGGGATCTTCAATTGAATgctgtgtatgtatatatatataatttatcctCTTGTATTGCATCTGGAAACATATGGTACGTATTGGTTAATGAAATTGGAGTTTCTTGAGTTTAAGTCAAACTTTTTTCCCATAATCTTGCGCCTGGTGAGATCATTCATTAGATTGATCAAGGTGTTGGTTTTAGTCTTATATTTATCCGGTATGCATTGAAAGATAGCGGCTGCGGatttcattttcataaaaaaataattactcTCTTTTATTGTTAAATATCAATTAATAGTTAAATAAATGGTTACTCAACTTTTGCTACTAAATCGATTTTGATATCCATATTCCATACCAGTCAATTTTGATAACCACTGAAATTTCAATTCTTGATACTCTAAATATGtgaattaatcaattatatatGACCTCACATTTTTCTAACCAATAAATTTTGATACCTAGCGCATTTAAATCCATCAATTTTAGTTACCACAGCAATATTTTTTTTCTCGATCTATGCATTTTTTCaagtcaaaaacttgtgtgagacaatctcacgggtcgtatttgtgagacggatctattatttggatcatctatgaaaaaatattactttttatgctaggagtattactttttattgtgaatatcagtagggttgacccgtctcacaaattaagatccgtgagacggtctcacatgagactcactcttttttcaaatatcaaactAGAGATAaattattcttaaaaaaactcgACATAAATTAGTTGTCAtgaaatttaagaaaaaattaaatagatttTGAATCGAAGAGTTTACTTGCGAAAATTGTATCAAATGAACCTGTATGGCATAATAATTTAGTATAG
It encodes:
- the LOC140841617 gene encoding probable beta-1,4-xylosyltransferase IRX14H, which encodes MALQQQNRRSNSFRGGPSPLEGAVDGGKKSPMTIFWLVLHGLCCLISLVLGFRFSRLLFFLLFSISSSPLPPSATTFSVLHTSSDTATLQPMGNFSTGGGSKVVVGRHGILIRPWPHPDPAEVMKAHKIIERVQIEQRSLYGIKTPKPVIVITPTYVRTFQTLHLTGVMHSLMNVPYDLVWIVVEAGGVTNETVSLISKSRLKTIHIGFDEKMPVLWEDRHKLESRMRLHALRIVREKMLDGIIMFADDSNMHSMELFDEIQNVKWVGSVSVGIVTHSGGSEEREFPVLQNDDDKTSKLPVQGPACNSSNHFVGWHTLDMSQFADRSARYIGDRAVVLPRKLEWAGFILNARLVWEDTADKPEWVNKLDEVGRNEEDLESPLSLLKDTSMVEPLGSCGRKVMLWWLRVEARADSKFPARWIIDPPLEITVPAKRSPWPDSPPELPTEKVVGIPESIPENTERRAAKVGSRRKRTRSKKKNAAKALNEHVTITRQSGDS
- the LOC140840540 gene encoding cysteine proteinase mucunain, whose protein sequence is MHKIIAHSILFFCFAILAYSTGITILKYDENYIAKNPNLRSENHVRTLYEWWLAKHGKTYNGLGEKDKRFDIFKDNLKFIDEHNAGNRTYEVGLNRFADLSNEEYRSLYLGTRTDAKRRFVKSRYGSNRYRFGNGETLPESVDWRKKGAVAPIKNQGSCGSCWAFSTVAAVEGINQIATGKLITLSEQELVDCDKKENLGCNGGLMDYAFQFIMSNGGMDTEDDYPYKGVDSECDFTRKNAKIVSIDGYEDVPQDEKSLRKAVAHQPVSVAIEASGRSLQLYTTGVFTGECGTELDHGVVVVGYGTEKGVDYWIVRNSWGTNWGEDGYFRLERSAINAPSGKCGIVMEASYPIKNAENPTNFGYVADE